A window of Microbacterium luteolum contains these coding sequences:
- a CDS encoding ComEA family DNA-binding protein, giving the protein MPPEPPPPAPRRRLRLSIGAGVVLALVVLSAAVGFGILRGQAAPVDSLPLSEAGATPGPTGELYVHVLGAVARPGLYVLDLDARLVDAVAAAGGTTDDADLTAVNLARVLADGEQIIVPTVGATADASGATAPGDDRIDLNTADQAALETLPRIGPALAERIITWRDENGRFASVDDLLAVPGIGEKLLAGIREAVRV; this is encoded by the coding sequence ATGCCTCCAGAGCCGCCCCCGCCTGCGCCGCGACGTCGTCTGCGGCTGAGCATCGGCGCCGGTGTGGTTCTCGCGCTCGTCGTGCTCTCGGCAGCGGTCGGGTTCGGCATCCTGCGTGGCCAGGCGGCGCCGGTGGATTCCCTGCCGCTGTCAGAAGCCGGCGCCACGCCGGGCCCGACCGGCGAGCTCTACGTGCACGTGCTGGGAGCCGTCGCGCGTCCGGGACTCTACGTGCTCGACCTCGATGCGCGGCTCGTGGACGCCGTCGCGGCAGCGGGGGGAACGACCGATGATGCCGACCTGACGGCGGTGAATCTCGCTCGCGTCCTCGCGGACGGCGAGCAGATCATCGTGCCCACGGTGGGCGCGACCGCGGACGCATCGGGCGCCACTGCGCCGGGCGACGACCGCATCGATCTGAACACGGCCGACCAGGCGGCGCTGGAGACGCTTCCGCGCATCGGCCCGGCACTCGCGGAGCGGATCATCACGTGGCGCGACGAGAACGGGCGCTTCGCGTCGGTGGACGACCTGCTCGCGGTGCCCGGGATCGGCGAGAAGCTGCTGGCCGGCATCCGCGAGGCCGTGCGCGTATGA
- a CDS encoding ComEC/Rec2 family competence protein, with protein sequence MRSRDLRLLPLAAAVWCVALFCVLVPGVAWGSAAIGGVAAVSFLCVLVWRRRGHGRRIDGGGLLVVALAAGAAVAMSAGFASPARDRIAEWDGRVVEVLADVTSSASVGQDGRLWFEAVSVGVGPPGKTAPLSAPVRIGIDPADGFDLGARIRVTGEAAATDAGERSALVLFGGDAEVIAPASGVFGAAAALRLAFIERSLRLPDPGAGLLPGLAVGDTRAVTDALTDDMRTSGLSHLTAVSGANCAIVVGAVFWLTALCGGGRMLRVVLAATALAGFVVLVTPEPSVIRAAVMAGVAMLTVLLGRPSAGAGMLSLCAVVILLADPWLAATPGFALSVVASGALILLAPPLSRGMTRWMPGPVALAIAVPLAAQLACGPIIALFAEQQSLIGIAANLLAAPAAPVATVIGLLACLAAPIPPLADLLTASAWLPAAWIATTASTTAQLPIAQLLLPAGIASALLVLLVSASLAAVLIGRRGTSSPRIARAIVLARQGAAGVLIVVLSLAGAHLVLSGPLATSTAPDGWSIAACDVGQGDALLVRSAGQVALIDTGPEPGPLSECLASLGVQRIDLLVLSHFDLDHVGGTAAVEGKVGTVLHGPTAEPADQRLIDDLAAAGARLAPASAGLRGVLGSAAWRVLWPLRDSAAFPPGNDASVVIDFAGGEVPRSLFLGDLSAEPQRMLMRSVRLGAYTVVKVAHHGSADQDAGLYDAAQATAAIFSAGADNDYGHPREETLDLLGATGAHLLRTDTQGRILLGIRDGRLQVWTERDP encoded by the coding sequence ATGAGGTCCCGCGATCTGCGTCTGCTGCCGCTCGCGGCGGCGGTGTGGTGCGTGGCTCTCTTCTGCGTGCTCGTCCCGGGGGTCGCATGGGGGAGTGCGGCGATCGGCGGTGTCGCAGCCGTCTCTTTTCTCTGCGTGCTCGTCTGGCGCCGACGTGGTCATGGCCGGCGCATCGACGGTGGCGGACTGCTCGTGGTGGCTCTGGCCGCCGGTGCCGCGGTCGCGATGTCTGCGGGGTTCGCGTCACCCGCGCGCGACCGCATCGCAGAGTGGGACGGCCGTGTGGTGGAGGTGCTCGCCGACGTGACGTCCTCGGCGTCGGTCGGTCAGGACGGACGACTCTGGTTCGAGGCCGTGTCGGTCGGCGTCGGGCCACCGGGGAAGACGGCGCCGCTGTCGGCGCCCGTGCGAATCGGCATCGACCCGGCCGACGGGTTCGATCTCGGAGCGCGCATACGCGTCACCGGCGAGGCGGCCGCGACCGATGCGGGGGAGCGCTCGGCCCTGGTCCTCTTCGGCGGCGACGCCGAAGTGATCGCGCCAGCATCGGGCGTGTTCGGTGCGGCGGCGGCGCTGCGGCTGGCCTTCATCGAACGCTCACTCCGCCTGCCCGACCCGGGCGCAGGGCTCCTTCCCGGACTCGCCGTGGGCGACACCCGTGCCGTGACCGACGCGTTGACCGACGACATGCGTACGAGCGGGCTCAGCCACCTCACGGCCGTCAGCGGCGCGAACTGCGCGATCGTGGTCGGTGCCGTGTTCTGGCTGACCGCCCTGTGCGGCGGAGGACGGATGCTGCGCGTCGTGCTGGCCGCGACGGCATTGGCGGGGTTCGTGGTGCTCGTCACGCCGGAGCCGAGCGTCATCCGCGCTGCCGTGATGGCCGGTGTCGCGATGCTGACCGTGCTGCTCGGCCGACCGAGCGCGGGCGCCGGCATGCTCTCGCTCTGCGCCGTCGTGATCCTGCTCGCCGACCCGTGGCTGGCAGCGACTCCCGGTTTCGCGCTGTCGGTCGTGGCCTCCGGCGCGCTGATCCTGCTGGCACCGCCACTGAGCCGGGGGATGACGCGATGGATGCCCGGCCCCGTGGCGCTGGCGATCGCGGTGCCGCTCGCTGCCCAGCTCGCCTGCGGACCCATCATCGCCCTGTTCGCCGAGCAGCAGTCGCTCATCGGGATCGCCGCCAACCTTCTCGCGGCGCCGGCCGCCCCCGTCGCGACGGTGATCGGACTGCTCGCGTGCCTCGCCGCACCGATTCCACCCCTCGCGGACCTCTTGACGGCGTCTGCCTGGCTGCCGGCAGCGTGGATCGCGACGACGGCGTCGACCACGGCGCAGCTGCCGATCGCTCAGCTCCTGCTCCCGGCGGGGATCGCCAGCGCGCTGCTGGTGCTTCTGGTCAGCGCCTCGCTGGCTGCCGTGCTGATCGGTCGGCGCGGCACCTCTTCTCCGCGGATCGCGCGGGCGATCGTGCTGGCTCGACAGGGTGCAGCGGGCGTCCTCATCGTGGTGCTCTCCCTCGCCGGAGCGCATCTCGTCCTGTCCGGCCCGCTCGCCACATCCACGGCACCCGACGGCTGGTCGATCGCCGCGTGCGACGTGGGGCAGGGCGATGCGCTCCTCGTGCGATCCGCCGGCCAGGTGGCGCTGATCGACACGGGTCCGGAGCCGGGACCGCTTTCCGAGTGCCTGGCGTCGCTCGGCGTCCAGCGCATCGACCTGCTCGTGCTGTCGCACTTCGACCTCGACCACGTCGGCGGCACGGCTGCCGTCGAAGGGAAGGTCGGCACCGTGCTGCACGGCCCCACGGCAGAACCTGCCGATCAGCGGCTCATCGACGACCTGGCAGCCGCCGGGGCGCGCCTCGCACCGGCGTCGGCGGGCCTGCGGGGCGTCCTGGGGTCAGCGGCCTGGCGAGTGCTGTGGCCGCTGCGGGACTCTGCGGCCTTCCCGCCCGGCAACGACGCGAGCGTGGTGATCGACTTCGCCGGCGGAGAGGTGCCCCGCTCCCTGTTCCTCGGAGACCTCTCGGCTGAGCCGCAACGCATGCTGATGCGCTCGGTGCGGCTCGGCGCATACACCGTGGTGAAGGTCGCGCATCACGGCAGCGCGGATCAGGATGCCGGACTGTACGACGCGGCGCAGGCGACGGCGGCGATCTTCAGCGCCGGAGCCGACAACGACTACGGCCACCCGCGGGAGGAGACGCTCGACCTTCTCGGCGCAACCGGCGCACATCTCCTTCGTACCGATACCCAGGGGCGCATCCTGCTCGGTATCCGCGATGGCCGGCTGCAGGTCTGGACGGAACGGGACCCGTGA
- a CDS encoding PucR family transcriptional regulator → MPLTLGELIADPELDIRVEYWNRDADPVVTGAHVSELLRPGEWLAGGEILMTVGVQLPITPDDCAAYVRDVKAGGAVVLALGLGHRLPHRSVPPLLIEAALAEDLPLLGIPEEVPFISITNAVYAAIVLDERHALERLVELHKSLTFSAASGGGLEGIVATWTAATGVGVVVTDPLGVQIVASDPSEGTHPEEETLRELAAVLAPKGVRGALKTTIDGQPVEVQPVGTTRLRAFAMLIGNAGPLIPVATTALISILALELERRWLTSEPDRQQRARDFQRILIAESESEAEALLRAAGLTGAEFRCIAVDPGDGSPTDLVADLSLTIRGGLIRHTEGGPVEAIVASDADIEEDIRRFAPASAAGIGSLMTPGTLASSRAQAMAALVTSRTLGRPVAYRRGFTQDWLTNATDLEMAQTFSDAVLAPLTQADPSGALVATVEAWLTANCQIDPAAERLRVHRHTVRARLRKVEQLIGQPLDQLDTRVELWLALTAKGVHRLPNARPMDS, encoded by the coding sequence ATGCCTCTCACCCTCGGCGAGCTCATCGCGGACCCGGAGCTGGACATCCGTGTCGAGTACTGGAACCGCGACGCGGATCCGGTGGTCACGGGTGCGCACGTGTCAGAACTGCTTCGTCCCGGCGAATGGCTGGCAGGCGGCGAGATCCTGATGACCGTCGGTGTGCAGCTTCCGATCACGCCGGACGACTGCGCCGCCTACGTCCGCGACGTCAAAGCGGGCGGTGCGGTCGTTCTCGCGCTCGGTCTCGGGCACCGGCTCCCGCACCGGTCGGTGCCGCCGCTCCTCATCGAGGCGGCGTTGGCAGAGGACCTTCCTCTGCTCGGCATCCCCGAGGAAGTGCCCTTCATCTCGATCACGAACGCGGTGTACGCGGCGATCGTCCTCGACGAGCGGCACGCTCTGGAGCGCCTCGTCGAACTGCACAAGTCGCTGACGTTCAGTGCGGCATCCGGAGGCGGACTGGAGGGGATCGTCGCGACCTGGACCGCGGCGACCGGCGTCGGCGTCGTCGTCACCGACCCCCTCGGTGTGCAGATCGTGGCCAGTGATCCCTCGGAGGGAACCCATCCCGAGGAGGAGACGCTGCGCGAACTCGCGGCCGTGCTGGCTCCGAAAGGCGTGCGCGGGGCGCTGAAGACGACGATCGACGGCCAACCCGTCGAGGTGCAGCCGGTCGGAACGACCAGGCTGCGTGCGTTCGCGATGCTCATCGGCAACGCGGGTCCGCTCATCCCGGTGGCGACCACCGCGCTGATCTCGATCCTCGCGCTCGAGCTGGAGCGACGATGGCTGACGAGCGAACCGGACAGACAGCAGCGAGCGCGGGACTTCCAGCGAATCCTCATCGCCGAGTCGGAGAGCGAGGCCGAGGCGCTGCTCCGCGCCGCAGGGCTGACCGGCGCGGAGTTCCGATGCATCGCCGTCGATCCCGGCGACGGATCTCCCACGGACCTGGTCGCAGATCTCTCACTGACCATCCGGGGCGGGCTCATCCGGCACACGGAGGGCGGGCCCGTGGAGGCCATCGTCGCGAGCGACGCCGACATCGAGGAGGACATCCGCCGTTTCGCCCCCGCATCGGCCGCGGGGATCGGATCATTGATGACGCCCGGGACGCTCGCCTCCTCGCGGGCGCAGGCGATGGCGGCGCTGGTCACCAGTCGCACGCTCGGGCGTCCGGTCGCCTACCGACGCGGATTCACGCAGGACTGGCTCACGAACGCGACCGACCTCGAGATGGCGCAGACGTTCAGCGATGCGGTGCTCGCGCCGCTCACCCAGGCCGACCCGAGCGGCGCGCTGGTGGCGACGGTCGAGGCCTGGCTGACCGCCAACTGTCAGATCGATCCTGCGGCGGAGCGCCTGCGCGTCCACCGGCACACGGTGCGCGCTCGACTCCGCAAAGTCGAACAGCTCATCGGCCAGCCGCTCGACCAGCTCGATACACGGGTCGAGCTCTGGCTCGCCCTGACCGCGAAGGGCGTGCACCGGCTCCCGAACGCCAGGCCGATGGATTCCTGA
- a CDS encoding NAD(P)/FAD-dependent oxidoreductase, which yields METPIVAPESVEEPAPPLIIIGAGLAGLRAAEGARQAGYSGALMMIGDEEHPPYDRPPLSKDFITESAPPEVLLRDVDELTRELDIDLRLGRSAEELDVAGRRVRVGGEWLSYSSIILAVGHRSRSFRTERQEQSLYPLRTMADALRLRERLDAGAGRLAILGAGFIGSELASSARSRGVDVTLLSATPRPLEGALGTQAADALVRMHRAHGVDVRLGCTITEVGASSIVLSDGSEVAADVVAYGIGGEPATEWLAGSGVELDPGGIVCDEFLRAAPHVYAAGDIVSWPSELFERRLRSPHWTPAAEQGACAGRNAVTDAQEPFDTVPYYWSDVYGKRLQFVGVASGEEMVVVHDDLPDGGFLALARSGDRISAACGIAMRRAIVAARRHIRQGTSWSDAVEELVSDPRSALVATR from the coding sequence ATGGAGACGCCGATCGTTGCTCCCGAGTCTGTCGAAGAACCTGCTCCGCCGCTGATCATCATCGGCGCCGGCCTGGCCGGTCTCCGTGCGGCAGAAGGCGCGAGGCAGGCAGGCTACTCCGGAGCGCTGATGATGATCGGCGACGAGGAACATCCGCCCTACGACCGTCCGCCTCTGTCGAAGGACTTCATCACGGAGTCGGCACCGCCGGAGGTGCTGCTGCGCGATGTGGACGAGCTCACGCGCGAACTCGACATCGACCTGCGGCTCGGCCGATCCGCCGAGGAGCTCGACGTCGCGGGCAGGCGCGTCCGTGTGGGCGGGGAATGGCTGAGTTACTCCTCGATCATTCTGGCCGTCGGCCACCGATCCCGGAGCTTCCGCACGGAGCGGCAGGAGCAGAGCCTGTACCCGCTGCGCACGATGGCCGACGCGCTGCGGCTGCGGGAGCGCCTCGATGCGGGAGCAGGACGCCTGGCGATCCTCGGGGCCGGATTCATCGGATCCGAGCTCGCCAGTTCGGCACGGAGCCGCGGCGTGGATGTGACCCTTCTCAGCGCGACGCCGAGACCGCTGGAGGGTGCGCTCGGCACGCAGGCTGCCGATGCCCTCGTCCGCATGCATCGCGCGCACGGTGTCGATGTTCGGCTCGGATGCACCATCACCGAGGTCGGCGCATCATCCATCGTGCTCTCCGACGGGTCGGAGGTCGCCGCCGACGTCGTCGCCTACGGCATCGGCGGTGAGCCGGCGACCGAATGGCTGGCAGGCTCCGGGGTCGAGCTCGATCCGGGCGGAATCGTGTGCGACGAGTTCCTCCGCGCGGCGCCGCACGTGTACGCGGCCGGGGACATCGTCTCCTGGCCCAGCGAGCTCTTCGAACGCCGGCTGAGAAGTCCGCACTGGACCCCGGCTGCCGAGCAGGGCGCGTGTGCCGGCCGCAACGCCGTCACCGACGCGCAGGAACCGTTCGACACGGTTCCGTATTACTGGTCGGATGTCTACGGCAAGCGGCTGCAGTTCGTCGGTGTGGCATCCGGCGAGGAGATGGTCGTCGTGCACGACGACCTCCCGGACGGCGGGTTCCTGGCACTCGCCCGCTCGGGCGACCGGATCTCCGCCGCGTGCGGAATCGCCATGCGTCGGGCCATCGTCGCCGCTCGACGGCACATCCGGCAGGGGACTTCCTGGAGCGACGCCGTCGAGGAGCTGGTGTCGGATCCACGCTCCGCGCTCGTCGCGACCAGGTAG
- a CDS encoding cytochrome P450, which yields MSTTLDFADPALYENPVPVFNAMREENPVHWSDAAGSWIISRHADVVSVLNNLEEAHASLYKINDYAQQCPFGKGTAIARGIEGALVTTDLPDHPRLRRHTAPLLTPRAVERDYADIVEKTVISLLDDLEADTEFDVLDSISVPLPLAVVTKLIGYEPEDALQLNHWAIDLTRSLEPHLESIDLELSDAAAQNLEDHLRDALRTFGPTAEPGTVLYKLHRGLEEGTLLSEQEAVIRLEELVSAGTETTTTIIPAAFEAMTQFPHVWEELKADPELIPGAAEEFLRFASPSPFTARVAISDIVLGDQAIKAGESIQLAILAANRDPRVFTDPDVLDIHRSPNPHITFGGGIHACLGQHLARLEMRTLLKHAVSRWDSFEVATDRVVRRDRIGVWGYSAFPMTVRDRVG from the coding sequence ATGAGCACGACGCTCGACTTCGCAGATCCCGCCCTCTACGAGAACCCGGTCCCGGTGTTCAACGCGATGCGGGAAGAGAACCCGGTCCACTGGTCGGATGCCGCCGGCAGCTGGATCATCAGTCGCCACGCCGACGTCGTGAGCGTGCTCAACAACCTCGAAGAGGCCCACGCGAGCCTCTACAAGATCAACGACTACGCGCAGCAGTGCCCGTTCGGCAAAGGCACTGCGATCGCTCGAGGCATCGAGGGCGCGCTCGTGACGACGGACCTGCCTGACCATCCCCGCCTGCGACGCCACACGGCACCGCTCCTGACGCCCCGCGCGGTCGAGCGCGACTATGCCGACATCGTGGAGAAGACGGTCATCAGCCTCCTGGACGACCTCGAAGCCGACACCGAGTTCGACGTCCTCGACTCGATCTCCGTGCCGCTGCCGCTCGCGGTGGTCACGAAGCTGATCGGGTACGAGCCCGAGGACGCGCTGCAGCTTAACCACTGGGCCATCGACCTGACCCGTTCACTCGAGCCGCATCTCGAGAGCATCGACCTGGAGCTCAGCGACGCCGCCGCCCAGAACCTGGAGGACCACCTCCGCGACGCTCTGCGAACGTTCGGACCGACCGCCGAGCCCGGCACGGTCCTGTACAAGCTGCATCGGGGCCTGGAGGAGGGAACGCTGCTGTCCGAGCAGGAGGCCGTGATCCGCCTCGAAGAGCTCGTCTCCGCCGGCACGGAGACGACCACCACCATCATTCCGGCGGCGTTCGAGGCGATGACGCAGTTCCCGCACGTCTGGGAAGAGCTGAAGGCAGACCCCGAGCTCATTCCGGGCGCTGCCGAGGAGTTCCTCCGTTTCGCATCGCCCTCGCCGTTCACCGCACGAGTCGCGATCAGCGATATCGTGCTGGGCGATCAGGCCATCAAGGCCGGCGAGTCCATCCAGCTCGCCATCCTCGCTGCGAACCGCGATCCTCGCGTCTTCACCGATCCTGACGTGCTCGACATCCATCGGTCGCCGAATCCGCACATCACATTCGGCGGCGGGATCCACGCGTGCCTCGGACAGCATCTCGCCCGTCTCGAGATGCGCACCCTGCTGAAGCACGCCGTCAGCCGCTGGGACTCCTTCGAGGTCGCGACCGATCGCGTCGTCCGCCGTGACCGCATCGGCGTCTGGGGATATTCCGCGTTCCCCATGACCGTGCGAGATCGAGTCGGCTGA
- a CDS encoding purine-cytosine permease family protein: MNASASAVEVQGASFIPDEQRSGRPRDLFFMFLSANVTQLYVVIGATIMLFGLEVWQAVVVILLSNTLMFLMGWFATLGAAGGVPTSIITRAIFGLRGNRIFGAGVVVVLSAMVTTVNLVIGTQGGLVIAERLGIAQGPATTAVVCGLIVLTSVGLAIYGYNMMVRTSGVLTIIIAAAFVLLAFFVVQKVDLAAFVPVPTDQPVIGFIIALTLCIAMPLSWGSAADFARQIPSTARRTPIVLAVGLGGMIPLVGLELIGVLAATATDMTDPIAGLVGLVPDWFGTVLVVVIVIGSIMNTVMTIYGGSFGIQAAGVPVNRVTAVIALGLTAAAATVYVLFLADDFLGILQLGLTCLGSIAAPLTAILLIDSIRRRGRYDGRALSVTSPDSPFWYRGGFRISGIVALLVGSVIALLSLNGASYQGPISRWLGGVDMSILFGGLVTAVLFVILSRVLDRPALTSADLPILSTERTMP; this comes from the coding sequence ATGAACGCCAGCGCGAGTGCCGTCGAAGTCCAGGGCGCGAGCTTCATCCCCGACGAGCAGCGATCCGGTCGGCCGCGGGACCTCTTCTTCATGTTCCTCTCGGCCAACGTCACCCAGCTCTACGTGGTCATCGGCGCGACGATCATGCTCTTCGGGCTCGAAGTGTGGCAGGCCGTCGTCGTCATCCTCCTGTCGAACACCCTGATGTTCCTGATGGGGTGGTTCGCCACACTCGGCGCTGCCGGTGGAGTGCCGACCTCGATCATCACCCGGGCCATCTTCGGTCTACGCGGGAATCGGATCTTCGGCGCCGGCGTCGTCGTCGTCCTGTCCGCCATGGTGACGACCGTGAATCTGGTCATCGGCACCCAGGGCGGCCTGGTGATCGCCGAGCGACTCGGCATCGCGCAGGGTCCCGCGACGACGGCCGTCGTGTGCGGGCTGATCGTGCTCACATCCGTGGGACTGGCCATCTACGGCTACAACATGATGGTCCGCACCAGTGGTGTCCTGACCATCATCATCGCCGCAGCCTTCGTCCTGCTGGCCTTCTTCGTCGTGCAGAAGGTCGATCTCGCGGCCTTTGTACCGGTCCCGACGGATCAGCCGGTGATCGGCTTCATCATCGCCCTGACGCTGTGCATCGCGATGCCGCTCTCCTGGGGCAGCGCCGCCGACTTCGCGCGGCAGATCCCGAGCACGGCACGACGCACCCCGATCGTCCTCGCGGTCGGTCTCGGCGGCATGATCCCCCTGGTCGGCCTCGAGCTGATCGGCGTGCTCGCCGCGACCGCGACCGATATGACCGACCCGATCGCCGGTCTCGTGGGACTCGTTCCGGACTGGTTCGGAACCGTCCTCGTCGTGGTCATCGTGATCGGCTCGATCATGAACACGGTCATGACGATCTACGGCGGGAGCTTCGGCATCCAGGCCGCGGGTGTTCCGGTGAACAGGGTGACCGCGGTGATCGCACTCGGCCTCACGGCCGCCGCCGCCACGGTCTACGTGCTCTTCCTCGCCGACGACTTCCTGGGCATCCTCCAGCTCGGACTGACCTGCCTCGGCTCGATCGCCGCACCCCTGACGGCGATCCTCCTCATCGACAGCATCCGCCGTCGCGGTCGCTACGACGGCCGAGCCCTGTCTGTCACCTCCCCGGACAGCCCGTTCTGGTACCGCGGGGGCTTCCGGATCTCCGGCATCGTCGCTCTGCTCGTCGGATCGGTCATCGCCCTCCTCTCCCTGAACGGGGCGTCCTACCAGGGCCCCATCTCGCGGTGGCTCGGCGGCGTCGACATGTCCATCCTCTTCGGAGGGCTCGTGACCGCCGTCCTGTTCGTGATCCTGTCCCGTGTCCTCGATCGTCCTGCTCTCACGTCCGCCGACCTCCCGATCCTCTCCACTGAAAGGACCATGCCATGA
- a CDS encoding ferredoxin: protein MVDQVKCTGHGICEELAPDVFEIDDDGIAQVMIAEVHGASLEDVKAACVRCPTQAITLLEIGSPSSAEKA, encoded by the coding sequence ATGGTTGATCAGGTCAAATGCACAGGCCACGGGATCTGCGAGGAGCTCGCCCCCGATGTCTTCGAGATCGATGACGACGGCATCGCCCAGGTCATGATCGCCGAGGTGCACGGCGCCTCTCTGGAAGATGTGAAGGCCGCGTGCGTCCGGTGCCCGACGCAGGCGATCACCCTCCTGGAGATCGGCTCGCCGTCGTCTGCTGAGAAGGCGTAG
- a CDS encoding cytosine permease, whose amino-acid sequence MSTTPIEEARSLLNPSNAPTRYAERSVGPFSLAAIWFAMAIQVAIFIAAGQMTSSFQVWQVIVAIAAGCTIAVILLFFTQSAAIRWGINFTVAARMPFGIRGSLIPITLKALLSLFWFGFQTWLGALALDEITRLLTGFTNLPLWIVIFGAIQVVTTFYGITFIRWMNVFASPVLLAMGVYMVYLMLDGADVSLGEVMSMGGENPGMPFSTAIMIFVGGWIAVVVSIHDIVKECKVDPNASREGQTKADARYATAQWLGMVPASIIFGFIGAASMVLVGEWNPVIAITEVVGGVSIPMAILFQVFVLLATWSTNPAANLLSPAYTLCSTFPRVFTFKTGVIVSAVVGLLMMPWQFAGVLNTFLNLLSSALGPLAGIMISDYFLVRRRRISLHDLYQTKGIYTYWRGVNWVALAVYAAALAVSFLTPDLMFVTGLIAALLLHIPAMRWVAKTFPLFSEFENQNEDYLRPIGPVAPADESATANTKEQNQR is encoded by the coding sequence ATGTCGACGACACCCATCGAAGAGGCTCGCAGCCTCCTGAACCCATCCAATGCACCCACTCGATACGCCGAGCGCTCCGTCGGACCGTTCTCCCTCGCGGCCATCTGGTTCGCCATGGCGATCCAGGTGGCGATCTTCATCGCCGCGGGACAGATGACGAGCAGCTTCCAGGTCTGGCAGGTGATCGTCGCCATCGCCGCAGGATGCACGATCGCAGTGATCCTGCTCTTCTTCACCCAGAGCGCGGCGATCCGCTGGGGCATCAACTTCACGGTCGCCGCGCGGATGCCTTTCGGCATCCGTGGATCGCTGATCCCGATCACGCTCAAGGCCCTGCTCTCGCTGTTCTGGTTCGGTTTCCAGACGTGGCTGGGCGCGCTGGCACTCGATGAGATCACTCGTCTCCTCACCGGATTCACGAACCTGCCGCTGTGGATCGTCATCTTCGGCGCGATCCAGGTCGTGACGACTTTCTACGGGATCACCTTCATCCGCTGGATGAACGTCTTCGCCTCGCCGGTGCTCCTCGCGATGGGCGTGTACATGGTGTACCTGATGCTCGACGGCGCCGACGTGAGCCTCGGCGAGGTCATGTCGATGGGCGGCGAGAACCCTGGCATGCCGTTCTCGACCGCGATCATGATCTTCGTCGGCGGCTGGATCGCCGTCGTGGTGAGCATCCACGACATCGTGAAGGAGTGCAAGGTCGACCCGAACGCGTCGCGAGAAGGTCAGACGAAGGCCGACGCGCGATACGCCACGGCGCAGTGGCTCGGCATGGTGCCGGCATCCATCATCTTCGGATTCATCGGCGCCGCCTCGATGGTGCTGGTGGGGGAGTGGAACCCGGTCATCGCCATCACCGAGGTGGTCGGCGGCGTGTCGATCCCGATGGCGATCCTCTTCCAGGTCTTCGTGCTGCTCGCCACCTGGTCGACCAACCCCGCAGCGAACCTCCTCTCGCCGGCGTACACGCTGTGCAGCACGTTCCCGCGGGTGTTCACGTTCAAGACCGGTGTGATCGTCTCGGCGGTCGTCGGCCTGCTGATGATGCCGTGGCAGTTCGCCGGCGTGCTCAACACCTTCCTGAACCTGCTCTCGAGTGCTCTCGGCCCGCTCGCGGGGATCATGATCAGCGACTACTTCCTCGTGCGCCGTCGCCGCATCAGCCTGCATGACCTGTATCAGACCAAGGGCATCTACACGTACTGGCGAGGGGTCAACTGGGTCGCACTCGCGGTCTACGCGGCCGCGCTGGCGGTGTCGTTCCTCACTCCTGACCTGATGTTCGTGACCGGCCTGATCGCCGCCCTTCTGCTGCACATCCCGGCGATGCGATGGGTGGCGAAGACCTTCCCGCTGTTCTCCGAATTCGAGAACCAGAACGAGGACTACCTGCGACCGATCGGCCCTGTGGCGCCGGCGGACGAATCAGCGACTGCGAACACGAAGGAGCAGAACCAGCGATGA
- a CDS encoding aspartate/glutamate racemase family protein, translating into MRIHVINPNSSVDLTDAVAEAARSVVSPGTTITAVNPSKGPTVIEGSYDEVLATYHLVEEVRRAEREDRPDAYVIACFGDPGLDAVRELTDRPVVGIAEAAIQMTSFVAASFSIVSILPRVRKHLHELVHRAGATDRLASLKLPDLGVLAFHEDEAAAFETLRRVAGEAVREDGAESIVLGCAGMAGFARQLSEELGVPVIDAVEAACRVAESLVALGYRTSKANTYQAPTEKQYL; encoded by the coding sequence ATGAGAATCCATGTCATCAATCCCAACAGCTCGGTGGATCTCACCGATGCGGTGGCCGAGGCGGCGCGAAGTGTGGTGTCACCGGGAACCACCATCACCGCGGTCAATCCGTCGAAGGGCCCCACGGTCATCGAGGGCAGTTACGACGAGGTGCTGGCCACGTATCACCTCGTCGAAGAGGTCCGCCGCGCGGAGCGCGAAGACCGACCGGACGCCTACGTCATCGCCTGTTTCGGCGATCCAGGTCTCGACGCCGTCAGGGAGCTCACCGACAGGCCCGTGGTCGGAATCGCCGAGGCGGCGATCCAGATGACGAGCTTCGTCGCCGCGAGCTTCTCCATCGTGAGCATCCTCCCGCGCGTGCGCAAGCATCTGCACGAGCTGGTGCACCGGGCGGGGGCAACGGATCGACTCGCCTCACTCAAGCTTCCGGATCTCGGAGTGCTCGCATTCCACGAAGACGAGGCAGCGGCGTTCGAGACCCTCCGGCGCGTGGCAGGTGAGGCGGTGCGCGAGGACGGCGCGGAGTCGATCGTGCTCGGCTGCGCGGGCATGGCCGGATTCGCCAGACAGCTGAGCGAAGAGCTCGGCGTCCCCGTGATCGACGCGGTCGAGGCAGCCTGCCGCGTCGCGGAGAGCCTCGTCGCCCTGGGGTACCGCACCAGCAAGGCCAACACCTATCAAGCACCCACCGAGAAGCAGTACCTCTAA